From the genome of Hyalangium gracile, one region includes:
- a CDS encoding tetratricopeptide repeat protein, which produces MAAAAESTKPEVDKELTEIRKEVIEARNLVIKTDNLLKNLHAEVKAVGKRHEDFQRRQWISSGVAYALFAVLAVGGAVMTTRASTSTADAERERLEKSVADVTSQLEKQRAELAANQNAQRAAADVYKLMTTLPGDERLKGIDALVKLDTSRLSALERQALTDRAALLRKEIGDSAFERGKAAFRRNDMKAAADDLSRFMAMNPSEADALDASFFLGAAYNSINQHEKAVPLLARFVEGDKKSKTRDYAMVLLSQSYQETNQLDRALATIREALANYPASQYIGAMKARLNSAKRQAGELPAAAPGAAAPAPAAAAPATAAPAPAAPAPAAPTPAPAQ; this is translated from the coding sequence ATGGCAGCAGCTGCTGAATCCACCAAGCCAGAAGTCGACAAGGAGCTCACGGAGATCCGCAAGGAGGTGATCGAGGCACGCAACCTCGTCATCAAGACGGACAACCTCCTGAAGAACCTCCACGCCGAGGTGAAGGCGGTGGGCAAGCGCCACGAGGACTTCCAGCGCCGTCAGTGGATCTCCTCGGGCGTGGCCTACGCCCTGTTCGCCGTGCTGGCCGTGGGCGGCGCCGTGATGACCACCCGCGCGAGCACCTCCACCGCGGACGCCGAGCGCGAGCGGCTGGAGAAGTCGGTGGCGGACGTCACCTCGCAGTTGGAGAAGCAGCGCGCGGAGCTGGCCGCCAACCAGAACGCGCAGCGCGCGGCCGCGGACGTGTACAAGCTGATGACCACGCTGCCGGGCGACGAGCGGCTCAAGGGCATCGACGCGCTGGTGAAGCTGGACACCTCGCGGCTGTCGGCGCTGGAGCGCCAGGCGCTCACCGACCGCGCGGCGCTGCTGCGCAAGGAGATCGGTGACTCGGCCTTCGAGCGTGGCAAGGCCGCCTTCCGGCGCAACGACATGAAGGCCGCGGCGGATGATCTGTCGCGCTTCATGGCGATGAACCCCAGCGAGGCCGATGCGCTGGACGCGTCCTTCTTCCTGGGCGCGGCGTACAACAGCATCAACCAGCACGAGAAGGCGGTGCCGCTGCTGGCCCGCTTCGTCGAGGGCGACAAGAAGTCCAAGACGCGTGACTACGCGATGGTGCTGCTGTCCCAGTCCTACCAGGAGACCAACCAGCTGGATCGCGCGCTGGCGACGATCCGCGAGGCGCTGGCGAACTATCCCGCCAGCCAGTACATCGGCGCGATGAAGGCGCGGCTGAACTCGGCCAAGCGTCAGGCCGGTGAGCTGCCGGCGGCGGCTCCTGGCGCCGCGGCTCCGGCTCCGGCCGCAGCGGCTCCGGCCACCGCGGCTCCGGCCCCGGCGGCTCCGGCTCCGGCCGCGCCCACGCCGGCTCCGGCTCAGTAG